Proteins from a genomic interval of Acinonyx jubatus isolate Ajub_Pintada_27869175 chromosome B4, VMU_Ajub_asm_v1.0, whole genome shotgun sequence:
- the KDELR3 gene encoding ER lumen protein-retaining receptor 3 isoform X3: MRGPPAAGGARWPAQGHVREAPGPRRWDGREAGSRAAALPGSPGTAAGLATSPPGRGCAGGAAAAPAGSAGLGARDPEPGPGTWQPPLPPESFPGVGRARCGGGGGGRPPARGTMNVFRILGDLSHLLAMILLLGKIWRSKCCSGEGRPGGGISGKSQILFALVFTTRYLDLFTNFISVYNTVMKSASGGGGTESRRHRTRSRRQAPSRQHRARRGAGTHGP, translated from the exons ATGAGGGGGCCTCCGGCGGCGGGAGGGGCGCGGTGGCCCGCCCAAGGTCACGTGCGGGAGGCCCCGGGGCCGCGGCGCTGGGACGGGAGGGAGGCGGGATCTCGGGCGGCGGCGCTTCCTGGCTCGCCCGGCACGGCTGCCGGCCTGGCCACGTCACCGCCCGGCCGAGGGTGCGCTGGCGGAGCGGCGGCGGCGCCGGCGGGGAGCGCGGGGCTCGGAGCGCGGGACCCAGAGCCCGGCCCGGGGACGTGGCAGCCGCCTCTCCCGCCAGAAAGTTTCCCGGGAGTTGGCCGCGCGcggtgcgggggcgggggtgggggccgcccgcccgcccggggAACCATGAACGTGTTCCGGATCCTCGGCGACCTGAGCCACCTCCTGGCCATGATCTTGCTCCTGGGGAAGATCTGGAGGTCCAAGTGCTGCTCCGGTGAGGGTCGCCCGGGCGGAG GGATCTCTGGGAAGAGCCAGATCCTTTTTGCTCTCGTCTTCACCACCAGGTACCTGGACCTGTTCACCAACTTCATCTCCGTCTACAACACAGTGATGAAG agtgcaagcgggggagggggcacagagagcaggagacacagaacccgaagcaggcgccaggctccgagccgtcagcacagagcccgacgcggggctggaacccacggaccgtga
- the KDELR3 gene encoding ER lumen protein-retaining receptor 3 isoform X1: MNVFRILGDLSHLLAMILLLGKIWRSKCCSGEGRPGGGISGKSQILFALVFTTRYLDLFTNFISVYNTVMKVVFLLCAYVTVYMIYGKFRKTFDSENDTFRLEFLLVPVIGLSFLENYSFTPLEILWTFSIYLESVAILPQLFMISKTGEAETITTHYLFFLGLYRALYLANWIRRYQTENFYDQIAVVSGVVQTIFYCDFFYLYVTKVLKGKKLSLPMPI; the protein is encoded by the exons ATGAACGTGTTCCGGATCCTCGGCGACCTGAGCCACCTCCTGGCCATGATCTTGCTCCTGGGGAAGATCTGGAGGTCCAAGTGCTGCTCCGGTGAGGGTCGCCCGGGCGGAG GGATCTCTGGGAAGAGCCAGATCCTTTTTGCTCTCGTCTTCACCACCAGGTACCTGGACCTGTTCACCAACTTCATCTCCGTCTACAACACAGTGATGAAG GTGGTTTTTCTCCTCTGTGCCTACGTCACAGTGTACATGATCTATGGGAAATTTCGGAAAACATTTGACAGTGAGAATGACACGTTCCGCCTGGAATTTCTTCTGGTCCCTGTCATTGGTCTCTCCTTCCTTGAGAACTACAGTTTCACTCCCTTGGAG ATCCTCTGGACTTTCTCGATCTACCTGGAATCCGTGGCCATCCTGCCCCAGCTTTTCATGATCAGTAAAACCGGAGAGGCTGAGACCATCACTACTCACTACCTGTTCTTTCTCGGGCTGTACCGGGCACTCTACCTGGCTAACTGGATCAGGCGGTACCAGACTGAGAACTTCTACGACCAAATTGCAGTGGTGTCTGGAGTAGTACAAACCATCTTCTACTGTGACTTCTTCTACTTGTATGTGACCAAAG TCCTTAAAGGAAAGAAGTTAAGTCTTCCAATGCCAATTTGA
- the KDELR3 gene encoding ER lumen protein-retaining receptor 3 isoform X2, translating into MNVFRILGDLSHLLAMILLLGKIWRSKCCSGISGKSQILFALVFTTRYLDLFTNFISVYNTVMKVVFLLCAYVTVYMIYGKFRKTFDSENDTFRLEFLLVPVIGLSFLENYSFTPLEILWTFSIYLESVAILPQLFMISKTGEAETITTHYLFFLGLYRALYLANWIRRYQTENFYDQIAVVSGVVQTIFYCDFFYLYVTKVLKGKKLSLPMPI; encoded by the exons ATGAACGTGTTCCGGATCCTCGGCGACCTGAGCCACCTCCTGGCCATGATCTTGCTCCTGGGGAAGATCTGGAGGTCCAAGTGCTGCTCCG GGATCTCTGGGAAGAGCCAGATCCTTTTTGCTCTCGTCTTCACCACCAGGTACCTGGACCTGTTCACCAACTTCATCTCCGTCTACAACACAGTGATGAAG GTGGTTTTTCTCCTCTGTGCCTACGTCACAGTGTACATGATCTATGGGAAATTTCGGAAAACATTTGACAGTGAGAATGACACGTTCCGCCTGGAATTTCTTCTGGTCCCTGTCATTGGTCTCTCCTTCCTTGAGAACTACAGTTTCACTCCCTTGGAG ATCCTCTGGACTTTCTCGATCTACCTGGAATCCGTGGCCATCCTGCCCCAGCTTTTCATGATCAGTAAAACCGGAGAGGCTGAGACCATCACTACTCACTACCTGTTCTTTCTCGGGCTGTACCGGGCACTCTACCTGGCTAACTGGATCAGGCGGTACCAGACTGAGAACTTCTACGACCAAATTGCAGTGGTGTCTGGAGTAGTACAAACCATCTTCTACTGTGACTTCTTCTACTTGTATGTGACCAAAG TCCTTAAAGGAAAGAAGTTAAGTCTTCCAATGCCAATTTGA